A genomic stretch from Hoplias malabaricus isolate fHopMal1 chromosome 4, fHopMal1.hap1, whole genome shotgun sequence includes:
- the LOC136695542 gene encoding uncharacterized protein, producing the protein MEKGWLLLSRREMLNIFNPFTLRGAVALATTGALIYGIRRGGFSWIWGRKSQNNQDASLNMGVDGYICVGLLDNEANQHSSDHTPLNTESASVAASTSGSNEVDDSNVSSEQPGTSLRPARRTSAWYDLSKRGCTTKPLTAYALATGVHKRQLEAQKYRPQVECHIVVIHDPEYEEMVRRFDETTFIGRTYRARGPKILEARTFIFLDEEPESSVKEEMPSTSQQQDVEGSVSGAEESGSSAGEVVQGNGHSESTSTEQCAPTPATQPGEEDIEGSVSGAEESVSSAGVVVAQVLDHPESTSTEQCAPTPATNSRRWKIGSRLRKALRAFSCCSASRDSNSEPEPAVQDEPNQNQGSRTPRRSGGFLRRLFHKRR; encoded by the exons ATGGAGAAAGGTTGGCTATTGTTGTCTCGCAGAGAGATGCTCAACATCTTTAACCCCTTCACGTTAAGGGGTGCCGTGGCTTTGGCCACTACCGGAGCTCTGATCTATGGTATCAGACGCGGTGGCTTTTCCTGGATCTGGGGAAGA AAATCACAAAACAATCAGGATGCTTCCCTGAACATGGGGGTAGATGGCTATATCTGTGTTGGCCTGCTGGACAATGAGGCAAACCAGCACAGTTCAGACCACACCCCTCTGAACACCGAGAGTGCCTCAGTAGCTGCATCAACCTCTGGATCCAATGAGGTTGATGACAGCAACGTCAGCTCTGAGCAGCCTGGTACCAGTCTGCGTCCCGCCAGGAGGACTTCCGCTTGGTACGATTTATCAAAAAGAGGCTGCACGACAAAGCCCCTCACAGCCTACGCTCTCGCTACAGGGGTGCACAAACGACAGCTGGAGGCACAGAAATATAGGCCACAAGTGGAGTGTCATATCGTGGTCATTCATGACCCGGAGTACGAGGAGATGGTGCGGAGGTTTGACGAAACCACATTCATAGGTCGAACCTAtcgtgcgagaggtccgaagaTCTTAGAGGCACGGACCTTTATCTTCTTGGATGAAGAGCCTGAGAGCAGCGTCAAGGAGGAGATGCCTTCAACCAGTCAGCAGCAGGACGTTGAAGGCAGTGTCTCAGGTGCTGAAGAGAGCGGGTCATCGGCAGGAGAAGTGGTTCAAGGTAATGGCCACAGTGAGAGCACCAGCACAGAGCAGTGTGCTCCAACTCCTGCCACACAGCCAGGTGAAGAGGACATTGAAGGCAGTGTCTCAGGTGCTGAAGAGAGCGTGTCATCGGCAGGAGTAGTGGTGGCTCAAGTTCTTGACCACCCTGAGAGCACCAGCACAGAGCAGTGTGCTCCAACTCCTGCCACAAACAGCAGACGGTGGAAGATTGGCTCCCGTCTGAGGAAGGCATTGAGAGCCTTCAGTTGCTGCTCTGCCTCCAGAGACAGCAACAGTGAACCTGAACCAGCGGTTCAGGACGAGCCCAATCAGAACCAGGGCTCCAGGACGCCTCGAAGATCTGGAGGGTTCCTGAGGAGGCTGTTCCACAAACGGAGATGA